A window of Bufo gargarizans isolate SCDJY-AF-19 chromosome 9, ASM1485885v1, whole genome shotgun sequence contains these coding sequences:
- the LOC122946611 gene encoding olfactory receptor 998-like, with amino-acid sequence MEQLNQTMVTFFFIKGISDVPELQVPILLLVALIYLLTLGGNMTILLLVCLDHHLHTPMYFFLVNLSIVDMCSSTVTLHTMLLIGITGNRTISYLRCIAQIHFMGWFINEELLFLTVMSYDRYVAICNPLRYRMIMNQRMCALLASVCWVLGVLEITPYVVLVTGFSCYNSNVVNHFFCDLLPVIKLSCSDTSVLQTLFIVEGAVILTLVPSLLKVISYVFIITTILRIRTSNGRRKAFYTCSSHLTVVILLYTTLIYQYLRPISPDSLENNKLFSLINTGAVPVLNPLIYSLKNKDVKAAFRRKVNSFIDKVT; translated from the coding sequence ATGGAGCAACTAAATCAGACGATGGTGACATTTTTCTTTATCAAAGGGATCTCAGATGTTCCTGAGCTTCAAGTTCCCATCCTTCTTCTGGTCGCCCTCATTTATCTCTTGACTCTTGGGGGAAACATGACCATTCTTCTTTTGGTCTGCCTGGACCATCATCTCCATACTCCTATGTACTTCTTCTTGGTTAATTTGTCCATTGTCGACATGTGTTCTTCCACGGTTACTTTACATACCATGCTTCTCATAGGAATAACTGGCAACAGAACCATCTCCTATCTAAGATGCATAGCCCAGATCCATTTCATGGGATGGTTTATCAATGAGGAACTGTTGTTCTTGACGGTCATGAGCTATGATCGATATGTGGCTATCTGTAACCCTTTGAGATACAGAATGATCATGAACCAAAGAATGTGTGCCTTGTTGGCATCTGTATGTTGGGTACTTGGTGTTTTAGAAATAACTCCTTATGTTGTTTTGGTCACAGGTTTTTCATGTTATAATTCCAATGTAGTCAACCATTTCTTCTGTGATCTTTTGCCTGTTATCAAACTCTCCTGCAGTGACACTTCAGTATTGCAGACCTTGTTCATTGTGGAGGGAGCAGTTATTTTGACTCTTGTCCCTTCCTTATTAAAAGTCATTTCATATGTTTTTATTATAACCACCATCTTAAGGATCCGTACTAGCAATGGGAGAAGGAAAGCTTTCTACACATGTTCCTCACACCTCACAGTGGTCATCTTGCTCTACACCACATTAATCTATCAATATCTGAGGCCTATATCACCTGATAGCCTGGAGAACAATAAGTTGTTTTCTCTGATCAACACGGGTGCTGTTCCTGTGCTAAACCCTCTTATATACAGCTTGAAGAATAAAGATGTCAAAGCAGCTTTCCGGAGAAAAGTTAATTCTTTCATAGATAAAGTTACATAG